A region from the Phaenicophaeus curvirostris isolate KB17595 chromosome 3, BPBGC_Pcur_1.0, whole genome shotgun sequence genome encodes:
- the LOC138718528 gene encoding interferon alpha-inducible protein 27, mitochondrial-like: MADRNVHNAGYTSSGIKGGSIASSIMSHEAKSSGGGVRSGGPTSTLQGMGAKGSTHSSGFTEKGISSGSQASKMMSQEARSHGGGTPRGGTTSTVQSISTGGKGGRR, encoded by the exons ATGGCTGACCGAAATGTCCACAACGCTGGTTACACTTCCTCCGGAATCAAAGGAGGATCAATCGCTTCATCGATCATGTCCCACGAAGCGAAGTCCTCTGGGGGAGGTGTGCGATCTGGAGGTCCTACTTCTACTCTCCAAGGAATGG GTGCCAAAGGCTCAACCCATTCATCAGGTTTTACTGAGAAGGGGATCTCCAGTGGATCCCAGGCCTCCAAAATGATGTCCCAGGAGGCCAGATCCCATGGAGGTGGAACTCCCAGGGGTGGTACAACTTCCACTGTCCAGTCAATCT CAACGGGTGGCAAAGGAGGAAGGCGCTGA